The proteins below come from a single Acidobacteriota bacterium genomic window:
- a CDS encoding anthranilate synthase component I family protein, giving the protein MSDLSTFLEKAKLANVVPVVETMPADLLTPLSVYLKLSAASRNSFLLESVEGGKTLARYSFIGADPESVLRGNETSTFITTEDGDQYTDNGTIPFLKTHFSERHAAADPDLPSFIGGAIGFLGFACSEWFEPSLNRGDKRDDVRDDAAFMFFRSIVAFDHAKQVIKIISLVFPDEAGDDISLEALYGTARSNNQAIKQKLEHGELIIPPNTDSSTNNDITSNWKRADFESAVDKIKELIAAGECYQVVLSQCFTKQTNASPVAIYRAIRSLNPSPYMFLLKFEEQSIVGASPEMLVRCENERLEYRPIAGTRHRGKDAAEDEALAGEMRRDKKEVAEHLMLVDLGRNDLGRVAEYGSVKVDTLMNVEKYSHVQHLVSSLSAKLKSGLDRFDALAACFPAGTVSGAPKVRAIEIIRGLEPTARGVYSGAVGYFDYSGNMDTCIAIRTLVLENGVAKIQAGAGIVADSVPSLEFDETVNKAKVLLRALEIAESGTV; this is encoded by the coding sequence ATGAGCGATCTTTCAACATTTCTTGAGAAGGCAAAGCTGGCAAACGTCGTCCCCGTCGTCGAAACCATGCCCGCCGACCTGCTGACGCCGCTCTCGGTCTATCTGAAGCTGTCGGCCGCGTCTCGGAATTCGTTCCTGCTCGAATCGGTCGAAGGCGGCAAGACTCTTGCACGGTATTCATTCATCGGTGCCGATCCTGAGAGCGTTCTGCGTGGCAATGAAACCTCAACGTTCATCACAACGGAGGACGGAGACCAATATACCGACAACGGTACGATCCCCTTCCTAAAAACCCACTTTTCCGAACGACACGCTGCCGCCGACCCTGATCTGCCGTCATTCATCGGCGGTGCGATCGGATTTCTTGGATTTGCTTGTTCGGAATGGTTTGAGCCTTCGTTAAATCGCGGTGATAAAAGAGATGACGTTCGAGATGATGCGGCTTTTATGTTCTTTCGCTCGATCGTTGCGTTCGACCATGCGAAGCAGGTGATCAAGATCATTTCACTCGTCTTTCCCGATGAGGCTGGCGATGATATCTCGCTTGAGGCTTTGTATGGGACAGCAAGGTCAAATAATCAAGCAATCAAGCAAAAGCTCGAACACGGCGAGCTGATCATTCCGCCAAATACCGACTCCTCGACCAATAACGACATCACTTCAAACTGGAAGCGTGCCGATTTCGAATCCGCCGTTGACAAGATCAAGGAATTGATCGCCGCCGGTGAATGTTACCAAGTCGTTCTATCGCAATGTTTTACGAAGCAGACCAACGCTTCGCCGGTGGCGATATATCGGGCAATTCGTTCGCTGAATCCGTCGCCGTACATGTTCCTGTTAAAATTTGAAGAGCAGTCGATCGTTGGTGCGTCGCCTGAGATGCTGGTTCGCTGTGAGAATGAACGGCTCGAATATCGTCCGATCGCCGGAACACGTCATCGCGGCAAAGACGCCGCCGAGGATGAGGCGTTGGCAGGAGAAATGCGTCGCGACAAAAAGGAAGTCGCAGAGCATCTGATGCTGGTGGATCTTGGCCGCAACGACCTCGGACGCGTCGCCGAATACGGCAGCGTTAAAGTCGATACGCTGATGAACGTCGAAAAATATTCACACGTTCAGCATCTGGTCAGCTCGCTTTCGGCGAAGTTGAAGAGTGGGCTCGATCGTTTCGACGCCCTCGCGGCATGCTTCCCCGCCGGGACGGTTTCGGGGGCTCCAAAGGTGCGTGCGATCGAGATAATTCGCGGCCTCGAGCCAACCGCACGCGGCGTTTATTCGGGTGCGGTCGGATATTTTGATTATTCGGGAAATATGGACACGTGCATCGCGATCCGCACGCTGGTGCTCGAAAATGGTGTCGCGAAGATCCAAGCGGGAGCCGGGATCGTGGCGGATTCGGTACCTTCGCTGGAATTTGATGAGACAGTGAATAAGGCGAAGGTGTTGCTGAGAGCGTTGGAGATAGCGGAAAGTGGAACCGTATAA
- the metG gene encoding methionine--tRNA ligase, protein MSNTFYITTPIYYANSLPHLGHLYTTIVADAVRRYKKQRGFDTYFLTGTDEHGINIQRAAEKNGRTPQEQVDLIAGELKRMFHDFRLDTENGGYDIFMRTTEPFHYEGVQHLWQEIAKNKTPKGNETIYKGFYEGWFCAPCAEFKTEDQYYTPEGSDTPNCLIHEHPLDKIAEESYFFRLSDYDEFLIDLIEGDLSLVRPEARKNEVLSFVRGGLQDLSISRQKSSVSWGIPVPGDENHVMYVWMDALTNYITALGYGNAEKASVGFEKYWQNVVHLVGKDILRFHTVYWFSFLNAAGLPLPKTVFAHGMWLDADGRKMGKTMGNVIEVDVLHEHFQVDALRYFVLRDMVFGQDGKFGYENLIDRANADLASGLGNLASRTFSMITKYRDGLIPSGKIGEENYINAKRAGVSPDDQELASVVEHARDEFIRRYDNFEFSLALETVWTVIARVDKLISDSKPWELIKDEKQAETLNAVLYRACETLRWLCVQLYPVMPDASKNIYGQIGLSEDIATLDPANLKWGELAPGTKIGETVGVFPRIDKKKVMNEISEQLAVSSDQSAVAKKSVPPAVAGGAVSEQPATINDQPSTDDNFITIDDFLKVDLRVGEIKVAERIPKADKLLRFEIDLGEEKPRQILAGLAEYYDPETLIGRKVVVVANLKPRMMRGLESQGMICAASLEDNSGPKPALAAFLEDVEVGARLK, encoded by the coding sequence ATGAGCAACACTTTCTACATCACAACTCCCATTTACTACGCGAACAGCCTACCGCATCTGGGCCATCTGTACACGACGATCGTGGCGGATGCGGTGCGGCGGTATAAGAAACAGCGTGGTTTTGACACGTATTTTCTGACCGGAACGGACGAGCACGGGATAAATATCCAGCGTGCGGCCGAGAAAAATGGCCGGACGCCGCAGGAGCAGGTCGATCTGATCGCGGGCGAGTTGAAGCGGATGTTCCACGATTTCCGGCTCGATACCGAGAATGGCGGTTACGACATTTTCATGCGGACGACAGAGCCGTTCCATTACGAAGGCGTCCAGCATCTGTGGCAGGAAATTGCCAAAAATAAGACACCGAAAGGGAACGAGACGATCTACAAAGGCTTTTACGAAGGCTGGTTCTGTGCGCCTTGTGCGGAATTTAAGACCGAGGATCAATATTACACGCCCGAAGGCTCGGACACGCCTAATTGCCTTATTCACGAACACCCGCTCGACAAGATCGCGGAGGAGAGCTATTTCTTTCGTCTGTCGGATTATGATGAATTTTTGATCGATCTGATCGAAGGCGATTTAAGTCTGGTTAGGCCCGAGGCCCGTAAGAATGAGGTTCTCTCGTTCGTTCGCGGCGGTTTGCAGGATCTTTCGATCAGCCGGCAAAAATCGTCGGTGTCGTGGGGAATTCCCGTTCCGGGCGATGAGAATCATGTGATGTATGTCTGGATGGACGCGCTGACCAACTACATCACGGCCCTGGGTTATGGCAACGCGGAGAAAGCGTCGGTTGGATTTGAGAAATACTGGCAGAATGTCGTGCACTTGGTTGGCAAAGATATATTGCGGTTTCACACCGTATATTGGTTCTCGTTCCTGAACGCTGCCGGATTGCCGCTGCCTAAAACGGTTTTCGCTCACGGCATGTGGCTCGACGCCGATGGCCGAAAGATGGGCAAGACAATGGGTAACGTTATCGAAGTTGATGTTTTACATGAACATTTTCAGGTAGATGCTCTGCGTTATTTTGTGCTGCGGGATATGGTCTTTGGGCAGGATGGGAAGTTCGGCTACGAAAACCTGATCGACCGTGCGAATGCTGATCTCGCTAGCGGTTTAGGGAACCTCGCGAGCCGTACATTCTCGATGATCACGAAATACCGCGACGGTTTGATCCCGAGTGGCAAGATCGGGGAAGAAAACTACATTAACGCCAAACGAGCAGGAGTCAGTCCCGACGATCAGGAACTTGCGTCGGTGGTCGAGCATGCACGCGACGAGTTCATTCGCAGGTACGATAATTTCGAATTCAGCCTGGCTCTCGAAACCGTTTGGACGGTTATCGCCCGCGTCGATAAGCTGATCTCGGATTCTAAACCGTGGGAGCTTATCAAGGACGAAAAGCAAGCCGAAACGCTCAATGCTGTGCTCTATCGAGCCTGCGAAACGCTCCGTTGGCTTTGTGTCCAACTTTATCCGGTAATGCCGGATGCATCCAAAAACATCTACGGCCAGATCGGCCTCAGCGAAGACATCGCCACGCTCGATCCGGCAAACTTAAAATGGGGCGAGCTCGCCCCCGGAACCAAGATCGGCGAAACCGTTGGAGTTTTCCCGAGAATCGATAAGAAGAAAGTTATGAACGAAATCAGTGAGCAGTTAGCAGTTAGCAGTGACCAGTCGGCAGTCGCGAAAAAGTCAGTACCACCCGCGGTCGCGGGTGGGGCCGTTTCTGAACAACCAGCTACGATCAACGATCAACCATCAACCGACGACAACTTCATCACAATTGATGATTTCCTAAAAGTCGATCTTCGCGTCGGCGAGATCAAGGTCGCCGAACGCATTCCAAAGGCGGACAAGCTGCTCCGCTTCGAGATCGACCTCGGCGAAGAAAAACCACGCCAGATCCTCGCTGGCCTCGCCGAATACTACGACCCCGAAACCCTCATCGGCCGCAAAGTCGTCGTCGTCGCCAACCTCAAACCACGAATGATGCGCGGCCTCGAATCCCAAGGCATGATCTGCGCCGCGTCGCTCGAAGATAATTCCGGCCCGAAACCGGCGTTGGCGGCGTTTTTGGAGGATGTTGAGGTCGGGGCGAGATTGAAGTAG
- the folE gene encoding GTP cyclohydrolase I FolE yields MAKKIKNKIDLKKIAEGVRLMLEGMGEDPERDGLKKTPERVADFYAELTEGMWIDPKEHIVALPGDSHDEMVIVKDISFSSVCEHHLAPFIGKCHIAYIPKGGRIVGLSKLARIAEVFSKRLQLQERLTQQIAQTLFDNLDPIGVMVVLEAEHTCMTIRGVKKPGAVTITSAVLGGFRKDSRTRAEAMSLIKG; encoded by the coding sequence ATGGCAAAGAAGATCAAGAATAAGATCGATCTGAAAAAGATCGCTGAGGGCGTTCGGTTGATGCTCGAAGGGATGGGCGAGGATCCAGAACGTGACGGTTTGAAGAAAACTCCGGAACGGGTCGCCGATTTTTACGCCGAACTGACCGAGGGGATGTGGATCGACCCGAAAGAGCACATAGTGGCTCTGCCCGGTGATTCGCATGACGAGATGGTGATCGTCAAGGACATTTCGTTCTCGTCCGTGTGCGAGCATCATTTGGCCCCGTTTATCGGGAAATGCCACATCGCCTACATTCCAAAGGGCGGCCGCATCGTCGGACTTTCGAAACTTGCGCGTATCGCCGAGGTGTTTTCAAAACGTCTGCAGTTGCAGGAGCGGCTGACCCAGCAGATCGCCCAGACACTGTTCGACAATCTCGATCCGATCGGCGTAATGGTTGTTTTGGAAGCTGAGCATACATGCATGACGATACGCGGCGTGAAAAAACCTGGTGCGGTGACGATAACGTCGGCTGTTCTCGGCGGCTTTAGAAAGGATTCGCGAACGCGGGCTGAGGCGATGAGTTTGATCAAGGGTTAA
- the argS gene encoding arginine--tRNA ligase, whose product MTITEIQTALREAVRSTAIAQFGVEPEMIAAETPPKTELGDLAFPVGFELAKKIKQATGEKKNPREIAETLKAALESMDSVGKVEVAGAGYLNVFFDRAKFLADNAAAEPLPNLASSLEPDAVKVCVEHTSVNPNKSAHIGHVRNSVLGDTFQRILTATGKRVEIQNYIDNTGVQVADVVVGFVFIEHMNLSAIKKLDKELTASGKTFDYYCWDLYTKVGIEYQTNEELKEKRAEVLHLIEEGGNETAELADFVATRNVECILDTMERLSIRYDLLPRESEILHLHFWDKAFEQMKQLGVIRYETEGKQAGCWVMPFEEHSGNEDNETDKILVRSNGTVTYTGKDIAYQMWKLGILGLDFNYKHFHTYANGKDVWITTANQGEQVAHPPFGGGETIYNVIDSRQSYPQDIVRKGVAAISPERGEKASIHLSYEMVALSPAAAEELGFALSDENRKRPFIEMSGRKGLGVKADDLIDRLEANAFAEVESRHADAPEAEKALIAHQLAVGALRYFLLKFTRNTVIVFDFKEALSFEGETGCFCQYSAVRANSIFRKLAEKDSVDACRSRIADLGGVEAILATETGGDIWSMAVLASRLEETVEAAAISNEPAILAKYTFTLARAFNLFYHNHKILIEPDDTKRAVLIVVAGMARRSLTSALATLGIEVPEKM is encoded by the coding sequence ATGACCATTACAGAAATTCAAACCGCCCTTCGCGAAGCCGTTCGTTCGACCGCCATCGCTCAATTCGGAGTCGAACCGGAAATGATCGCCGCCGAAACCCCGCCGAAAACGGAACTCGGTGATCTCGCCTTTCCCGTCGGGTTCGAACTCGCGAAAAAGATCAAACAGGCAACCGGCGAAAAGAAGAATCCGCGTGAAATTGCCGAAACATTGAAGGCAGCTCTCGAGTCAATGGATTCCGTTGGAAAGGTTGAGGTTGCCGGTGCCGGATATTTGAACGTTTTCTTTGACCGGGCAAAGTTTCTGGCAGATAACGCGGCGGCTGAACCACTGCCGAACCTTGCGTCTTCGCTCGAACCTGATGCAGTTAAAGTCTGCGTGGAACACACTTCGGTCAACCCGAACAAGTCTGCTCATATCGGGCACGTGCGGAATTCGGTGCTTGGAGATACATTTCAACGAATCCTTACGGCGACCGGTAAACGAGTTGAGATCCAGAACTATATCGACAATACCGGCGTTCAGGTAGCGGATGTGGTGGTAGGATTTGTGTTCATTGAACACATGAATCTGAGTGCTATAAAGAAACTCGATAAAGAACTTACGGCGTCGGGTAAGACTTTCGACTATTACTGCTGGGACCTTTACACCAAGGTTGGCATCGAGTACCAGACGAACGAAGAACTCAAGGAAAAACGTGCCGAAGTTCTGCATTTGATCGAAGAAGGCGGTAACGAAACGGCGGAGCTTGCCGATTTCGTTGCGACCCGTAATGTCGAGTGTATTCTCGACACTATGGAACGCCTTTCGATCCGTTACGACCTGCTTCCACGTGAATCCGAGATCCTGCATCTGCATTTTTGGGACAAGGCGTTCGAACAAATGAAACAGCTCGGCGTGATCCGTTATGAGACCGAAGGCAAACAGGCCGGATGCTGGGTGATGCCGTTCGAAGAACATTCCGGCAACGAAGATAACGAAACCGACAAGATCCTCGTAAGATCAAACGGGACAGTGACTTACACTGGCAAAGACATTGCGTATCAGATGTGGAAGCTGGGAATCCTTGGGCTTGATTTCAACTACAAGCATTTTCACACTTACGCGAATGGTAAGGACGTTTGGATCACTACTGCGAATCAGGGCGAGCAGGTTGCTCACCCTCCATTCGGGGGCGGCGAGACGATCTATAACGTGATCGATTCGCGGCAGTCGTATCCGCAAGATATTGTACGGAAGGGAGTTGCGGCGATATCGCCGGAGCGTGGTGAAAAGGCGAGCATTCACCTTTCGTACGAAATGGTCGCTCTGTCGCCGGCAGCCGCTGAAGAACTTGGCTTTGCTCTCTCGGATGAAAACAGAAAGCGCCCGTTCATCGAGATGAGCGGCCGAAAGGGCTTAGGCGTCAAGGCTGACGACCTCATCGATCGCCTCGAAGCTAACGCTTTCGCGGAAGTTGAGTCACGTCATGCCGACGCCCCGGAGGCCGAGAAAGCCCTTATTGCTCATCAACTTGCGGTCGGTGCATTAAGGTATTTTCTACTCAAATTCACACGAAATACGGTTATCGTTTTCGACTTTAAGGAAGCGTTGTCGTTCGAGGGCGAGACTGGTTGCTTTTGCCAGTATTCAGCGGTTCGAGCGAATTCGATCTTTAGAAAACTTGCTGAAAAAGACAGTGTTGACGCGTGCCGTTCGCGGATCGCAGACCTTGGCGGAGTCGAAGCAATTCTCGCGACCGAGACGGGCGGCGATATCTGGTCGATGGCTGTTCTAGCCTCGCGACTCGAAGAAACAGTCGAAGCAGCCGCGATCTCGAACGAGCCCGCAATTCTCGCAAAATATACATTTACGCTCGCCAGGGCGTTCAACCTTTTCTATCACAATCACAAGATCCTGATCGAACCGGACGATACGAAACGGGCGGTTTTGATCGTTGTAGCCGGTATGGCTCGGCGTTCGTTGACCTCAGCTCTTGCTACGCTGGGAATCGAAGTTCCGGAGAAGATGTAA
- the trpD gene encoding anthranilate phosphoribosyltransferase, with product MNDRILDHYLGEFQLGSDIPVDEAETLFDALIGSTNQMVIAEVLAAWGEKGTSEDELFAFAHLMRHRMKRVNSVHSTFVDTVGTGGSLSKTFNVSTAASFVIAGSGLPVAKHGNRAATSNSGSANVLSELGIEIDVDPTIAEEHLNEHGICFMFAPRFHALSPTLAAARRSLGRPTIFNNLGPLCNPASAPHHVIGVWDKHLLESTANVLLRLGADRSWVVYGENGLDEISLKGTTLVAEVSDGKVDIFDISAADFDVFTLGKDLPEQCSAAESAKIIRAVLSNEMADRDVERLVLLNAAAAILVAGRADTLPECYELAKASIRSGSALQKLNTLSVNQK from the coding sequence ATGAACGACAGGATCTTAGATCATTACCTAGGAGAATTTCAGCTCGGCTCGGACATCCCGGTCGACGAGGCTGAGACTTTGTTTGACGCTTTGATCGGCAGCACGAACCAGATGGTGATCGCCGAGGTTCTTGCGGCATGGGGCGAAAAAGGCACGTCCGAAGATGAGCTATTCGCATTCGCCCACCTGATGCGCCACCGTATGAAGCGCGTCAATTCTGTACACTCTACATTTGTTGACACAGTGGGAACCGGTGGCAGTCTATCTAAAACCTTCAACGTTTCAACAGCAGCCTCGTTCGTCATTGCAGGATCGGGCCTGCCAGTTGCGAAACACGGCAACCGTGCGGCGACAAGTAATTCCGGAAGTGCCAACGTACTTTCCGAACTCGGTATAGAAATTGACGTTGACCCCACGATCGCCGAAGAACATTTGAATGAGCACGGAATCTGTTTTATGTTCGCTCCGCGTTTTCATGCGTTGTCGCCTACGCTCGCAGCGGCTCGCCGCTCACTTGGAAGGCCGACGATCTTTAATAATCTAGGCCCGCTCTGCAATCCTGCTTCTGCCCCGCATCATGTGATCGGGGTTTGGGACAAACACCTGCTCGAAAGCACCGCAAATGTGCTCTTGCGTCTTGGAGCGGATCGTTCCTGGGTCGTCTATGGTGAGAATGGACTGGACGAGATCAGTTTGAAGGGTACAACGCTCGTCGCGGAGGTCTCAGATGGCAAGGTCGATATTTTTGATATCAGTGCCGCGGATTTTGATGTTTTTACTCTTGGAAAAGATCTGCCGGAGCAGTGTTCGGCCGCTGAAAGTGCGAAGATCATCAGAGCTGTCCTAAGTAACGAGATGGCAGACCGCGATGTGGAAAGGCTGGTACTGCTCAATGCCGCCGCGGCTATCTTAGTCGCCGGAAGAGCCGACACGCTGCCGGAGTGTTATGAACTGGCAAAAGCAAGTATTAGAAGCGGTTCGGCGTTGCAAAAACTTAACACTCTTTCAGTAAACCAGAAATGA
- a CDS encoding TatD family hydrolase, whose translation MLIDSHCHIDGEQFDEDRDEVVRRAREAGVVAMLNIGTGDPGTDDFRRAVAVAEKYDHVYSAVGVHPHDAKLYDDAAEEHLLELAKSDKVIAWGEIGLDYYYDHSPRDVQRDVFRRQIRTARSLGLPIIIHSRDADDETVEILTEECSEIADSGKLISESGFPGGIMHCFGGTPAMAEDLMKIGFMISFAGNVTFKKAENLRESARVVPLDRLLIETDCPFLTPVPFRGKRNEPSFVAHTARFLAELHGVDVETFADATTNNFLRFFNLELPTKP comes from the coding sequence ATTCTTATCGATTCCCACTGCCACATAGACGGCGAACAGTTTGACGAGGATCGCGACGAGGTTGTTCGGCGGGCTCGTGAGGCTGGGGTAGTGGCGATGTTGAATATTGGCACGGGCGATCCGGGTACGGATGATTTTCGGCGGGCCGTGGCTGTGGCGGAGAAATACGACCACGTTTATTCGGCGGTCGGGGTTCATCCGCATGATGCGAAGCTTTATGATGACGCGGCCGAGGAGCATTTGCTTGAGCTGGCGAAGAGCGATAAGGTGATCGCTTGGGGTGAGATCGGGTTGGATTATTACTACGATCATTCGCCGAGGGATGTTCAGCGGGATGTTTTTCGGCGGCAGATACGAACGGCGAGGTCGCTCGGGCTGCCGATCATTATTCACAGTCGCGATGCGGATGATGAGACGGTTGAGATACTCACGGAGGAATGTTCTGAAATAGCTGATAGCGGAAAGCTGATATCTGAAAGCGGTTTTCCTGGCGGAATCATGCATTGTTTTGGCGGTACGCCCGCGATGGCTGAGGATCTGATGAAGATCGGTTTCATGATCTCATTTGCCGGGAACGTTACGTTTAAAAAAGCCGAGAATCTTCGTGAGTCGGCTCGCGTCGTCCCGCTCGACCGGCTTTTGATCGAGACTGATTGCCCGTTTCTCACGCCCGTACCATTTCGCGGAAAGCGAAACGAGCCCAGCTTTGTCGCACACACCGCCAGGTTTCTTGCTGAGCTTCACGGCGTGGATGTCGAGACATTCGCAGATGCTACGACGAATAACTTCCTGCGATTCTTTAACCTCGAATTGCCGACAAAGCCGTAA
- a CDS encoding M28 family peptidase, translating into MKRITVLFVIFTFVVSFVFAQDRTGDFDANKMRERVKRLSADDFEGRGPGTAGGKRAAQYIADQMKASGVKPGNKGSYFQNVKLVGIKADPNTQLTATITKGPTNMYFKFGDDFVATTGAQTADVSVNSEIIFMGYGVDAPLYKWNDYKGDPEQYKGKVLMILVNDPPATAAEPNLFGGNALTYYGRWTYKYEEAARRGAAGVILVHTNESAGYGWNVVRTSNGNWRYEIARTKTDKTPFLNFRAWMTNDAATKLASISHLDLEQLKQQAKSRDFKPVNLGVTANLNLKSELTTFDSPNVVGVIDGSDSKLKSEYVLFSGHWDHLGIGEADATGDKIYNGAYDNASGIAAILGIADVINKMPAKQRPKRSTVFFFPTAEEQGLLGAEYFAEKPLFPLNKIAGNVNIDGVNFFGKTKDFSALGAERSSLGIFVDEVASERKMTVEGDMRPEQGFFFRSDHFPFAKSGVPAISLRHGDDFLTPLTGEALNFFSNYNAKYYHQPSDQYYDWWDAGAMVQNAELGLAIALKIANSPTLPRYKDTDEFSAPDKKRFMK; encoded by the coding sequence ATGAAGAGAATAACTGTGTTATTTGTGATATTTACGTTCGTTGTGTCATTTGTTTTCGCACAGGATCGCACGGGCGATTTTGACGCGAACAAGATGCGTGAACGCGTGAAACGTCTCTCTGCCGATGATTTTGAAGGCCGCGGTCCTGGTACTGCAGGCGGCAAGCGAGCGGCCCAATACATCGCCGATCAAATGAAAGCGAGCGGCGTTAAGCCGGGCAATAAGGGTAGTTATTTCCAAAACGTAAAGCTCGTAGGAATCAAGGCCGATCCGAACACGCAGCTTACTGCGACAATCACGAAAGGCCCGACGAATATGTATTTCAAGTTCGGCGATGATTTCGTGGCAACGACCGGGGCCCAAACGGCGGACGTTTCGGTGAATTCCGAGATCATTTTCATGGGCTACGGCGTCGACGCTCCGCTTTACAAATGGAACGACTACAAGGGCGATCCGGAGCAGTACAAAGGTAAGGTGTTGATGATCCTCGTCAACGACCCGCCCGCGACTGCCGCCGAACCGAATCTTTTTGGCGGTAATGCTCTAACCTATTACGGACGTTGGACTTACAAATATGAGGAAGCCGCTCGTCGCGGTGCGGCTGGCGTTATTCTCGTGCACACGAATGAATCCGCCGGTTACGGCTGGAACGTCGTCCGAACCTCTAACGGCAATTGGCGTTACGAAATTGCCCGCACGAAAACCGACAAAACGCCCTTCCTGAACTTCCGGGCATGGATGACGAATGACGCGGCCACAAAGCTCGCCAGCATCAGCCATCTCGACCTGGAACAACTCAAACAACAGGCAAAGAGCCGCGATTTTAAGCCGGTGAATCTCGGCGTGACGGCGAATCTGAATTTGAAAAGCGAATTGACGACCTTTGATTCGCCAAATGTCGTCGGCGTTATCGACGGCAGCGATTCGAAGCTCAAGAGTGAATACGTCCTTTTCTCAGGCCACTGGGATCATCTCGGGATCGGCGAAGCCGACGCAACTGGTGACAAGATCTACAACGGGGCATATGACAACGCGTCAGGTATTGCAGCAATTCTTGGGATCGCCGATGTCATAAACAAGATGCCGGCAAAACAGCGGCCGAAGCGTTCGACAGTGTTCTTTTTCCCTACTGCTGAAGAGCAAGGGTTGCTGGGAGCCGAGTATTTTGCTGAAAAACCACTCTTCCCGCTTAACAAAATAGCAGGGAATGTAAATATCGATGGGGTTAATTTCTTCGGAAAAACAAAGGATTTTTCAGCTCTCGGAGCCGAGCGTTCTTCGCTTGGAATTTTTGTCGATGAAGTCGCGAGCGAGCGAAAAATGACGGTCGAGGGTGATATGCGGCCTGAACAGGGATTCTTTTTCCGTTCGGACCATTTTCCATTTGCAAAATCGGGCGTACCGGCTATTTCGTTGCGACATGGTGATGATTTTCTAACGCCGCTGACCGGCGAGGCTTTGAATTTTTTCAGTAATTACAACGCCAAATATTATCACCAGCCGTCCGATCAGTATTACGATTGGTGGGATGCCGGAGCGATGGTTCAGAATGCCGAACTCGGCCTCGCGATCGCACTTAAGATAGCAAATTCGCCGACGTTGCCGAGGTATAAGGACACGGATGAGTTTTCGGCACCGGATAAGAAGCGATTTATGAAATAG
- the trpC gene encoding indole-3-glycerol phosphate synthase TrpC translates to MIETFLNKIVTKTRERVERTRSLGYAAAIERRARRVRASKEANRFRVALSHSGRTNIIAEIKRASPSKGVINADIDVAKVAGNYAAGGAAAISVLTESEYFSGEIADLVLAAKTVDIPVLRKDFMVDSYQIYEAAAAGADAILLIVAALSETELREFSAIADGLGLDSLVEIHTADELETARKIDAKIIGVNNRNLQTLEVSLDVSRELIGLRPEGVLMISESGLSTKDEIDELKELGFNGFLIGETLMRTGNASETLGAWV, encoded by the coding sequence ATGATTGAGACATTCTTAAATAAAATAGTCACCAAAACCCGCGAAAGGGTTGAAAGGACGAGATCGCTCGGCTATGCAGCGGCGATCGAGCGGCGAGCCAGGAGAGTGCGGGCGTCAAAGGAAGCGAATCGTTTTCGGGTGGCTTTATCTCACAGTGGCCGAACGAACATCATCGCCGAGATCAAACGGGCTTCGCCATCAAAGGGCGTTATTAATGCAGACATTGACGTCGCTAAGGTCGCCGGCAATTATGCGGCAGGCGGTGCCGCTGCGATATCCGTTCTAACCGAAAGCGAGTATTTCAGCGGCGAGATCGCGGATCTTGTCTTGGCGGCAAAAACGGTAGACATTCCGGTTTTGCGTAAGGATTTCATGGTTGACAGCTACCAGATCTACGAAGCGGCCGCCGCCGGCGCAGATGCGATACTCTTGATCGTGGCTGCACTGAGCGAGACAGAGCTTAGAGAGTTCTCAGCGATCGCGGACGGGCTCGGCTTGGATTCACTGGTTGAGATCCATACCGCCGACGAACTGGAAACAGCTCGGAAGATCGACGCAAAGATCATAGGAGTCAACAATAGAAACCTGCAAACTCTCGAAGTTTCGCTTGATGTTTCACGCGAATTGATCGGCCTGCGGCCCGAAGGCGTTTTGATGATCTCGGAAAGTGGTCTATCGACAAAAGATGAGATCGACGAGCTAAAGGAACTCGGATTTAACGGCTTTTTGATAGGTGAGACCTTGATGCGAACCGGAAATGCCAGCGAAACCTTAGGAGCCTGGGTTTGA